The sequence TGTTTACCAGACGCTTGAAGTGGTTTGAACAGGGATCTGATTGTGGCGCTCTTGCAAGTGCCCTGTTTTTCTTCGAACAGACAGCTAACTGTATTCTTCTCAGAGTTTATATGAACCAGCTAATCTGGATCAGAGCGTGTTCAGTATCGTTCCCATGAACGACGACCTGGGAACAGGGCTCCGTCAAGCTGGCTGATCAAAACACCCGTAGTTCTGGTTTGTGCTTCGATTCGCCCTTTGCCGACTCTTGTTCATGGTTCAATTGGGGGTAGTCGAAAAGTGTGCCAAATCCCGAATTCGCTGCCAGCTTGAGGTAGAAACGCTCTTTATACGCTCAGATACGGCTTTTCTGGAGGAATTAGCTTATCAATTATTGAAGCAAGAGTCCATAAACTCCAATTTCATGGAGTATGTAGGTTTCGATGACTCCATGAGATTGGAGGTGGTGGCTGATAGTTCTCATCGAAGCCAGACTTGGGCGTAAATCAGTCCATTTGCTTTTGTATGGTCAGTCGACAAAAGCTTCAATGTGGTCGCTTACTGTGCCCTTGTGGGCCAATTATTTTTTAACGACTACAGTGTGACCAAGCCAATGAGCCTGCATCTATAGGGGCATCAAACCAGTTTAAAATCCCTCTACATGAAAAAAGTATTGTTTGCTCCTCTTTTAGCCGCAGCGGGCGGCTTCGGCCTTGCGGTTCAGGATGCCCCAGGCAATGCCCAGATCAGACAATCAGTCAAAGACCCGGTGGTCTCCGATGCGGTCCGGCCCTTTCACATAAACGTACCCGAAGCTGAGCTGGCTGAACTCCGCCGACGCGTGTTAGCCACTCGATGGCCAGGGCGGGAAACGGTCAAGGATCAATCTCAGGGTGTAAAGCTGGATAAGATTCAGGCACTTGTTCATTACTGGGGAACCGGCTATAACTGGCGTAAGGCAGAAAAGAAATTAAATGCACTGCCACAATTTGTTACTACAATTGACGGACTCGACATTCAGTTTGTGCACGTTCGCTCTAAACATCCCAACGCGCTTCCGCTCATTATGACTCATGGCTGGCCAGGTTCCATATTTGAGCTACTTAAAGTTATCGGTCCGCTCACCGACCCCACCGCGTACGGCGGTCATGCAGAAGAGGCATTTGATTTGGTTCTGCCCTCCATGCCTGGTTATGGATTTTCGGAAAAACCGAAGGATACTGACTGGGATGCTGATCGCATTGCAAAAGCCTGGGCTATACTGATGAAACGACTTGGCTATAAACACTATGTGTCTCAGGGTGGTGATTGGGGGTCGGTGGTTGCCGATAAGATGGCGCATCAGAAGCCAGAAGGATTGCTGGGTATCCACGTTAATATGCCAGCGACCGTGCCAGCAGACGTAGCAAAAGCCCTCAACAATGGTGATCCGGCCCCAGCCGGACTGTCCGACAAAGAAAAAGCCGCCTTCAAGTCTCTTGCTTATTTATACACAAAAGGCAGTGGGTATGCTGCCATGATGGTGACCCGACCGCAGACCCTGGGCTATGGGCTAACGGATTCACCGGCAGGTCTCGCAGCCTTTTTCTATGACAAGTTCAATGAATGGACGTACAGCGGTGGAGATGCTGATAAAGCATTTACAAAAGATGAGATGCTCGATGATATTACACTTTACTGGCTGACCAATACCGCTGTCTCTTCCGCCCAGCTTTACTGGGAAAATAACGCCAACAACTTCAACGCCGTGGATATTTCGATTCCTGCTGCTATAACGGTCTTTCCCGGCGAAATCTACCAGGCACCACGAAGCTGGGCCGAGCGTAGTTACCACAAACTCATCTATTTCAATGAGGTCGATAAAGGTGGTCATTTTGCCGCCTGGGAACAACCGGAGCTCTTTTCGGCTGAACTCCGGGCTGCCTTTAAATCACTGCGTGGCGTAACGAATTAGTACATGAAGCAGACGATTACGCTACCTGATGTCGGACGCGAAAACGAATCGCAAAATTTATAAATCATGAACAGGATATTATTTTGGCTTTTCTTGACGATCACATCCATTCTGAGCAGTAGGACGCAGGCACAGGTAAAAAACATTGTGCTGGTTCACGGGGCCTTTGCCGACGGATCAGGCTACCAAAAGCTGTATACTATTTTAAAATCTCATGGTTATAAGGTGAGTATTGTTGGTAATCCGAATACGGGGGTGGAAGATGATCTGGCCGCAACCAAAAGGGTATTGGATCGACAGAAAGGGCCTGTCATTCTGGTTGGGCATTCGTATGGCGGAGCGATCATTACGCTGGCCGGGAATTCGCCAAATGTAGTCGGTCTGGTCTATATTGCCGCATTTTCCCCCGATGAAGGAGAGTCCCTCGGACAATTACTCAGTTCTTATCCTGTTGATCCTAAGTCCGGAATACTGCCTCCGGTAGATGGGTATGTCTGGTATGATCAGGCGAAATTCCACTCTGGTTTTTGCGCTGATCTGCCAAATGAAGAAGCTGAATACATGTATGCTTCTCAGGTTCCAGTAGCCGTATCTGCCTTTGCGCATGTATTCAAGAATGTCGCCTGGAAAACGAAGCCAACCTGGCACATTGTTGCCACTGAAGATCATTCTATACCACCCGATCTGGAACGGTTTATGGGCAAACGAACAGGTGGTACCGTTTCGGAGATCAAAGGAAGCCACGTAATCTTTATTGCACAACCCAAAGCCGTTGCTGCAATCATAGAAACGGCGGCTAAGCATTCCCTGCTGAAATAAATCATAGTACACAGCATCTAACCTGCTATTATCCATGGGACAGATTAGATTTCAAACGGAGAAACCGAATATGTTTAACAATCTCAACTATGATCGCCGTCGTTTTTTAGGCACGGCAGCTATGACCCTGGCAGCCACTCAGTTTGGTATGTCGAATGTCAGTGGGCAATCACTGACACCCAGAGCGGTTCAGTTACCTATCGAACGAGCATTAGTATCGATTCGGAACGCAACTACCTGGCTTAACTCAACACCTCTGACAGCTGACGACATACGAGGGAAAGTTGTCCTGATTGACTTCTGGACCTACACTTGCATCAATTGGTTACGGACCCTTCCCTATGTCAGAGCATGGGCTACTAAATATAAAGTTCAGGGTTTGGTGGTGATTGGCGTACACACACCAGAGTTCGCTTTTGAGAAAAACATTGAGAATGTGAGGAGGGCCGCCAAAGACATGCGGGTTGATTATCCGATTGCGGTAGACAATGGCTATACGATCTGGAATGCGTTCGAGAACCGGTATTGGCCAGCTCTCTACTTCATTGATGGACAGGGGCAAATCCGGGATCACCAATTCGGAGAGGGTGACTATGAACGGGCAGAACGCATCATTCAGCAGTTGCTAAAGGAAGTCGGAGCGGGTGGTACTCAACAGGAGTTGGTGGCCATCGAAGCAAGCGGGGCTGAAGTGGCTGCTGATTGGAGTAGCTTAAAGTCACCGGAGAACTACCTTGGTTATGAACGAACGGAGAATTTTGCATCTCCCGGTGGTGCCATTCTGGATAAGCGACGCGTTTATGAATTACCCAAAAAGCTGAAGCTTAATCAGTGGGCACTTTCGGGTGATTGGACGGTTGAAAAACAGGCGATTACGCTCAACAAGGCCCAGGGGAGAATCACGATTCGTTTTCACGCCCGCGATCTTTACCTCGTCATGGGGCCTTCGGCATCAGATAAGCCGGTGCGATTTCGTGTACGCATTGATGGAGTGCCACCCGTTGCTGCGCATGGTGTTGACGTTGATGATCAAGGGTACGGCATGGTTACTGAACAGCGGCTGTATCAATTGATCCGGCAGCCAAAACCCATCGCTGACCGTCAATTCGAGATCGAATTTTTGGACTCGGGTGTGGATGCTTTTGCATTCACATTTGGCTGATTCTTTGCCTCCTCTAATCGATTGCTTTCCTCAATCAACATGGATAAGAGGCATTGCTGAAACAGTATCCACAAGTACATAATCTTGTTCCCGGAAATTTAATAGCGGCCTGTTTATGCGTATCCTACGAAAGGCTAAGTCGCCTTTATCACGCCTGAAATGTGATGTAAGTCACAATTAATCAGCTTTCTTCTGAAAGTGATGTAGATCACGTAATCCACCCGATTGCGCGAAACAACTTTGCATTGTTCTTTTAAACTATAAAACAAATGGATATTCAACAGTTCAATATCAATGGCGCCCAAAGTACGATTGACTGGGTCGGCCGTAAAGTAACCGGTGCGCATAATGGCACGATTGCGATCAAAGAAGGAACATTACTTTTTCGTGATGACGAGCTTACCGGCGGGAGATTTGTCATTGACACCCGGTCTATCAAAATCCTCGATGTTACCGATCCTGCTACGAATGCGCAATTTGCCGGCCACCTGGCTTCCGATGACTTTTTCAGTTCAGAACAGTACCCAGAAGCCATCTTTGAAATCAGCCAGGCTGAACCCCGCGAAAACGGGTCCTATCACGTTGAGGGCAAGCTGACAATTAAAGGGATTACGCATCCTACCAGTTTTGATGCCCAGGTGAATCGTTCGGGTAATTCGGCTACGGCTACTGGTAAAATCACCATAGACCGGACGAAGTATGGCATAAAGTTCCGCTCCTCCAGGTTCTTCCAAAATCTGGGTGATAACCTGATCTATAACAATTTTGATCTGAACATCAGATTAACTGCCGAAGCGATCACCCAACTAGCTCACGCTTAATTAGTCCGGCCATGCCATACGTAAAAATTGAAGTGACTCGCGAAGGTGTTACCCGCAAACAGAAACAGGAACTGATTAAAGGGGTAACGGATCTGATTACCACTGTGCTCAATAAAGACCCCCATCTGACGCACGTGGTTATCCAGGAAGTTAATCTGGACGATTGGGGGTATGCAGGTGAACAAACATCAGTTTTAAGAGAGCAGGGAATTACTGCCGACAGGCATTAACCAGGTTCGGACATGAGAACGCAAACTGTAATTGTTACCGGTGCATCATCCGGTATCGGTAAAGAAGTTGCCCGCTACTTTCTCGAAAAAGGCGACAACGTAGTGATCAACTCGGCAACAGCGTCAAAATTGGAAGAGACGTTTCGCGAGCTGGGTGGAGGTCCTAATCTTGCCTGGGTAGTCGGAAACGTTAGCGACAAAGCAACAGGCGAGCTACTGGTTAAAACGGCTGTCGAGCGATTTGGCTCTGCTGACATTCTGATCAATAATGCCGGCATTTACGAAACAAAGCCTTTCCTGGAGGTAGACGAGCCCTATTTAGACCGCTTTTTGACTACCAATTTTAAAGGTACGTTTTTCACGACGCAGGCAGTCATTCCGCAAATGCTGAAACAGCATGAGGGGGTGGTAATTAACATTGGTACACCGCTGGTCGAGCATGCTTTAGATGGTGCTCCATCCACGGCGCCTATTTCAAGCAAAGGCGCTATTCATGCGCTGACGGTACAGTTGGCCGCTGAATTTGGCAGAGATAATATTCGCATCAATACAATTGCCCCCGGTCAGATTCGTACACCAATGCATGGTGAAGACTCAGATAATGGAGCTGGCCTGCATCTGCTGAACCGGATCGGTGAAACGGAAGAAGTAGCGCATATGGTGTATGCGGTTGCCAAAAATAAGTTTGTCACCGGTGCCATCATCAATGTGGACGGTGGTATGGCCGCTGGTCATCGTCTAAACTGACCGAAAACAGGTTTGTATCCGCTTTAGGGCCCGGAACTTCTCCGGGCGCTAAAGTATAAATAGACATACAGATGAAAACGAATGAGGACGAAAGAGGGGCGATCGAACAAGCGCTGAAAAGGTATTATTTCCAGGGGATTTTTGAGGGTAATGTAGAATTACTGAATAAAGTATTTTATCCAGGTTCATTTGTCCTTGGCGACATAAATGGGAAACCTTATGCCAAAACTCTGGCTGAGTACCTTGATGGAGTTGCCCACCGAACCAGCCCCAAAGATTCCGGGCAGCCCTATGAAACGGAGATTATTGAGATTGATGTCATTAATTCAATCGCCGTAGCCAAAGTACGAGTGACTATGTATGAGTTCAATTATTATGACTTTCTGGCTTTTCATCAGCTGGATGGGCAATGGGTGATTGTCAATAAAATGCTTACCCACGTCGAACAGTAGGTAGATGATCAGCAATCATCTACCTACTAAAGCCATCCGGAAATAGACCAAAGCAGCCGAAGTGAGTGGGAAACCGCATCCGATTTTGCAGGAGCTATCAGGTGGGAGGCTATCGTCGGTCAGACAAATGCCCTAGTTCGAGTCATGGGCAACGTCCTGTATTTTTTTCTTAGGAATACGGCATAAAATAGCACAAGTTACTTACGTATAGTAGTATCCGTTCGATATGAAAAGCTGGCTTTTCGTTTTCTTTTTACTGGAGGCACGACTAGGCGTTGGTCAGTCAGATAGTCTTTCTGGCCTCAATCGGCTCGAACAAAAACGTTCGGACTTTCTTGTTGGCGACGTGGGTGAAAAGGAAGGTAACGGTATATTAAGTGGACTGCGTCCACAAGTTATGCAGTCAGGTAGAGAAGGCATTGTTAACCTTTTAGGGGACAACCTATACCTCCTTGGTTTACGTCTGCCTGGTCTGGCGCAGCCTATACAAAGTGGCCGTCCCGATTCGGTTCAGGTACAGAATCATCGGTACATTGAACTCTATCGCAACCACACCGATATGTCTTATCTATCGCCCAAAGGGGAGCTGGGTGCGCCGATTAAGTATATGCTTAACAGTGAGTTGGTCGCTAATTTTTTTCTGCTGGCCAGCCGCAATTCCCGATTGGCGATAGCTATTACGCCCCGATTCACAGTTCGGATTCGGGATGGGGCATCATCGCCGGTGGGAACGCCCAGTTACCGGATCGGAGCGAGAGCTTTTTACCGGATGACGTCGAATACGGTGCACTTTAAGTACCTGGAAGGACAGTTTTACCACCATTCCAATGGGCAGAGTGGCGATGTGTTCAATTCGGATGGCAGTTACAATACGGAAACCGGGGATTTCGCGACGAATTACCTCCAGGGAGATTACCATTGGGGTACTTATCACCGCAACCACTTCGGAACCTACTATGGACTGGGTGCTCGCTGGCATGCTCCCTTTTTTAATCATTCGGAAGGCTTATCCGGTCATTACGGATTTACACGGCTACAAGGCCATGCCCTCTATCGCCGGTTCCGGCGAAGTTCATCAGTCGTTACAGCCCTTCATAAATCATCGCTTACGGCTGAATGGATTCGAATTATTGTGAAGGCGTCTTACGCG comes from Spirosoma aureum and encodes:
- a CDS encoding epoxide hydrolase family protein, whose amino-acid sequence is MKKVLFAPLLAAAGGFGLAVQDAPGNAQIRQSVKDPVVSDAVRPFHINVPEAELAELRRRVLATRWPGRETVKDQSQGVKLDKIQALVHYWGTGYNWRKAEKKLNALPQFVTTIDGLDIQFVHVRSKHPNALPLIMTHGWPGSIFELLKVIGPLTDPTAYGGHAEEAFDLVLPSMPGYGFSEKPKDTDWDADRIAKAWAILMKRLGYKHYVSQGGDWGSVVADKMAHQKPEGLLGIHVNMPATVPADVAKALNNGDPAPAGLSDKEKAAFKSLAYLYTKGSGYAAMMVTRPQTLGYGLTDSPAGLAAFFYDKFNEWTYSGGDADKAFTKDEMLDDITLYWLTNTAVSSAQLYWENNANNFNAVDISIPAAITVFPGEIYQAPRSWAERSYHKLIYFNEVDKGGHFAAWEQPELFSAELRAAFKSLRGVTN
- a CDS encoding nuclear transport factor 2 family protein — protein: MKTNEDERGAIEQALKRYYFQGIFEGNVELLNKVFYPGSFVLGDINGKPYAKTLAEYLDGVAHRTSPKDSGQPYETEIIEIDVINSIAVAKVRVTMYEFNYYDFLAFHQLDGQWVIVNKMLTHVEQ
- a CDS encoding alpha/beta hydrolase, whose amino-acid sequence is MNRILFWLFLTITSILSSRTQAQVKNIVLVHGAFADGSGYQKLYTILKSHGYKVSIVGNPNTGVEDDLAATKRVLDRQKGPVILVGHSYGGAIITLAGNSPNVVGLVYIAAFSPDEGESLGQLLSSYPVDPKSGILPPVDGYVWYDQAKFHSGFCADLPNEEAEYMYASQVPVAVSAFAHVFKNVAWKTKPTWHIVATEDHSIPPDLERFMGKRTGGTVSEIKGSHVIFIAQPKAVAAIIETAAKHSLLK
- a CDS encoding YceI family protein, coding for MDIQQFNINGAQSTIDWVGRKVTGAHNGTIAIKEGTLLFRDDELTGGRFVIDTRSIKILDVTDPATNAQFAGHLASDDFFSSEQYPEAIFEISQAEPRENGSYHVEGKLTIKGITHPTSFDAQVNRSGNSATATGKITIDRTKYGIKFRSSRFFQNLGDNLIYNNFDLNIRLTAEAITQLAHA
- a CDS encoding SDR family NAD(P)-dependent oxidoreductase produces the protein MRTQTVIVTGASSGIGKEVARYFLEKGDNVVINSATASKLEETFRELGGGPNLAWVVGNVSDKATGELLVKTAVERFGSADILINNAGIYETKPFLEVDEPYLDRFLTTNFKGTFFTTQAVIPQMLKQHEGVVINIGTPLVEHALDGAPSTAPISSKGAIHALTVQLAAEFGRDNIRINTIAPGQIRTPMHGEDSDNGAGLHLLNRIGETEEVAHMVYAVAKNKFVTGAIINVDGGMAAGHRLN
- a CDS encoding tautomerase family protein, which codes for MPYVKIEVTREGVTRKQKQELIKGVTDLITTVLNKDPHLTHVVIQEVNLDDWGYAGEQTSVLREQGITADRH
- a CDS encoding redoxin domain-containing protein, which codes for MGQIRFQTEKPNMFNNLNYDRRRFLGTAAMTLAATQFGMSNVSGQSLTPRAVQLPIERALVSIRNATTWLNSTPLTADDIRGKVVLIDFWTYTCINWLRTLPYVRAWATKYKVQGLVVIGVHTPEFAFEKNIENVRRAAKDMRVDYPIAVDNGYTIWNAFENRYWPALYFIDGQGQIRDHQFGEGDYERAERIIQQLLKEVGAGGTQQELVAIEASGAEVAADWSSLKSPENYLGYERTENFASPGGAILDKRRVYELPKKLKLNQWALSGDWTVEKQAITLNKAQGRITIRFHARDLYLVMGPSASDKPVRFRVRIDGVPPVAAHGVDVDDQGYGMVTEQRLYQLIRQPKPIADRQFEIEFLDSGVDAFAFTFG